A portion of the Bdellovibrionales bacterium CG10_big_fil_rev_8_21_14_0_10_45_34 genome contains these proteins:
- a CDS encoding 3-oxoacyl-ACP synthase, translating into MLRTRLKSLGVYKPKKVVTNKDLEKYMDTSDEWIVQRSGISERRWVEPGETLLSMATSASNQALSRASLTANDIDAIIYTSLLSDYIFPGTGCLLQRELGCSDTIPALDIRNQCSGFLYALSVADAWIRAGFYKRILISAAEIHSTSLDLTTRGRDISVLFGDAAASCIVEACKESEPHIIRHHLASEGANAEKLFLAKPSPNDFPRIDPKSWDDSDIYPYMDGRFVFKNAVERMTQSLTRVLKEESLKPTDLDFVVAHQANMRINQMVLDQLGLSPTKTHHTIDRYGNTTACTIPLTLDEAIQHAKVKSGDLVGLVAFGSGFTWGSCLLRI; encoded by the coding sequence ATGCTTCGCACACGGCTCAAATCACTGGGTGTCTACAAACCAAAAAAAGTGGTCACAAATAAAGATCTCGAAAAATACATGGATACCTCTGATGAATGGATAGTCCAGCGCTCAGGCATTAGCGAACGGCGTTGGGTGGAGCCCGGAGAGACTCTTCTCTCTATGGCCACATCCGCCTCAAACCAGGCACTGAGCCGAGCTTCATTAACTGCTAACGATATAGATGCGATTATTTATACTTCTCTGCTAAGCGATTATATATTTCCAGGCACCGGCTGCCTACTTCAACGAGAACTAGGATGTTCGGATACAATACCGGCGCTTGATATTCGAAACCAGTGCAGTGGATTTTTGTACGCCCTAAGTGTAGCAGACGCTTGGATCCGTGCTGGATTTTACAAAAGAATACTCATATCCGCGGCGGAGATTCACAGCACCAGCCTCGACTTAACTACCCGTGGTCGAGACATTTCGGTTCTTTTTGGCGATGCTGCCGCTTCTTGCATTGTTGAGGCGTGCAAAGAAAGCGAGCCTCACATAATCCGCCACCACCTCGCGTCCGAGGGGGCTAATGCTGAGAAATTATTTTTAGCTAAGCCCTCACCGAACGATTTTCCAAGGATCGACCCGAAGAGTTGGGACGACTCGGATATTTATCCTTACATGGATGGCCGCTTTGTATTTAAAAATGCCGTTGAGCGCATGACCCAATCTCTCACTCGCGTGCTTAAAGAGGAATCTCTTAAGCCTACTGATCTGGACTTTGTCGTTGCCCACCAGGCTAACATGCGAATCAATCAAATGGTCTTAGATCAATTGGGGCTCTCCCCCACCAAAACACATCACACGATCGATCGCTATGGGAATACAACTGCCTGTACTATTCCGCTGACACTTGATGAAGCCATTCAGCATGCAAAGGTCAAGTCTGGAGATTTGGTTGGCCTTGTCGCTTTCGGATCTGGTTTCACTTGGGGAAGTTGCTTGCTTCGAATATAG